Proteins encoded within one genomic window of Saccharopolyspora pogona:
- a CDS encoding helix-turn-helix domain-containing protein, whose amino-acid sequence MPVDTNGVTPRARALAAAIRTVRERSGVSGRELSRRLGLSHGTVSHWETGRRVPTPEDVASLLTAAGVTGKEKQRLVELARHASEPNWLTVGMPGIPHQLAGAVECERSASSIVEWAPSVIPGLLQTSEYARAISTVGGLPAHEVESRVMLRIARREVVVRKNPVHFLALIGEDALRDNIGAPETMREQLQYLLDLNTRENVSVHVVPPRIGWHPGLVGPFVLYDFPDAPSVVHFEHYSSGAFVPDEDDVQAYRHAIDSILKISRSPDTTAKLIAEIIDGMEHAR is encoded by the coding sequence GTGCCTGTAGACACAAACGGCGTGACACCACGCGCTCGCGCGCTTGCAGCAGCCATCCGCACCGTCCGAGAGCGTTCGGGCGTCAGCGGGCGCGAGTTGAGCAGACGCCTGGGGTTAAGCCACGGCACGGTGTCGCACTGGGAGACCGGACGCCGGGTGCCGACTCCGGAGGACGTCGCCTCGCTGTTGACCGCCGCCGGGGTGACCGGCAAGGAGAAGCAACGGTTGGTCGAGCTGGCGCGGCACGCCAGCGAGCCGAACTGGCTTACCGTTGGCATGCCAGGAATACCGCACCAACTTGCAGGTGCCGTGGAGTGCGAACGATCAGCCTCGTCAATCGTCGAGTGGGCACCATCGGTCATTCCTGGGCTGCTGCAGACCTCCGAGTACGCCCGCGCGATTTCGACTGTGGGTGGGCTACCGGCTCATGAGGTTGAATCCCGCGTAATGCTGCGGATCGCCCGTCGCGAGGTCGTCGTGCGCAAGAACCCTGTGCATTTCCTAGCGCTGATCGGCGAGGACGCCCTTCGCGACAACATCGGCGCACCCGAGACGATGCGTGAACAGCTCCAGTATCTGCTGGACCTCAACACGCGGGAGAACGTATCGGTCCATGTGGTGCCACCGAGAATCGGCTGGCACCCGGGACTGGTTGGGCCGTTCGTGCTCTACGACTTCCCAGATGCACCTTCGGTCGTGCACTTCGAGCACTACAGCTCCGGCGCCTTCGTTCCGGATGAAGACGACGTTCAGGCGTATCGGCATGCAATCGACAGCATCCTTAAAATCTCCCGTAGCCCAGACACCACGGCGAAACTTATCGCAGAGATCATCGACGGGATGGAGCACGCGAGATGA
- a CDS encoding DUF397 domain-containing protein: MTTVQGWKKSTYSHPNGNCVEVGWLSGGTAVRDTKDRDGGFFVVGRARWAEFVASVKSERFEC, encoded by the coding sequence ATGACCACGGTCCAGGGTTGGAAGAAGTCCACCTACAGCCACCCGAACGGCAACTGTGTTGAGGTCGGGTGGTTATCCGGCGGTACCGCTGTGCGGGATACCAAGGACCGGGATGGCGGGTTCTTCGTCGTCGGCCGGGCTCGGTGGGCCGAATTCGTTGCCTCCGTCAAGAGTGAGCGGTTCGAGTGCTGA
- a CDS encoding tetratricopeptide repeat protein: MKDAYLQALAHGALGLLYAKLDRFEEAYLHFQQALRFDREVGAEMGVGFVLNNLADAYFASGRIDEAIKTHRQALELRRKIGHRQGEGASLRSLGKALRYAGDLPGARRALQEALAVFDSLGQAEAADVRADLEALPAV; the protein is encoded by the coding sequence GTGAAAGACGCCTATTTGCAGGCACTAGCGCACGGTGCGCTGGGGCTCCTTTATGCCAAACTTGATCGGTTCGAAGAGGCGTACCTGCACTTCCAGCAGGCGCTGCGATTCGATCGCGAAGTCGGCGCAGAGATGGGCGTGGGATTCGTACTGAACAACCTTGCAGACGCGTACTTCGCCTCGGGTCGAATCGATGAGGCGATCAAGACGCACCGACAAGCACTGGAGCTTCGGCGCAAGATCGGGCACCGGCAAGGCGAAGGAGCGAGTCTTCGTTCGCTTGGCAAGGCTTTGCGGTATGCCGGGGACTTGCCAGGGGCACGGCGCGCGCTACAGGAAGCGTTGGCAGTCTTCGATAGCCTCGGGCAGGCCGAAGCAGCAGACGTGCGAGCCGACCTTGAAGCGTTGCCTGCTGTTTGA
- a CDS encoding ATP-binding protein, with translation MLTTLLAGEQTDGVVLLSTIDGTAGVGKSTLAVHWAHRMRDRFPDGELYVNLRGFDPIAEPMTPDEALGFFLAALGVAPERIPPSDDARAAMFRSLVHNKRMLVLLDNARTVDQVRTLLPGTRTCLVLVTSRNRLDDLVVREGATPMTLVVLTEQESHELLAHYLGQDRLSAEPEAVAEIVAHCAGLPLALGIVAVRAAEFADFPLDELVEELRNERERLDALDTGGETGVRAVFSWSYRSLSGEAARIFRLMGLPTGPDIGVYALAALAHRTKRDLRRPLAELVRANLIEQPERGRYRFHDLLRSYAAECAATDESVDARQTAIRRLLDFYLRSSAAADQQTTARARHFTAVIPKSEVIGLDFDENEAAVAWWETERHNLRAAIKQAAALNLLEHSWQLPRTLMYLFHLRGYTNDWIETYDIGVDAAQRLGDESALAILLYELGIAYYDRKDFDAAARYAELSFPRFDAIGDRHGRAKALIALGHALIGTDQHTEAVQPLQRALEIVTRGERRLFAGTSARCAGAPLCQT, from the coding sequence ATGCTGACCACGCTGTTGGCCGGGGAGCAGACCGACGGAGTCGTGCTGCTGTCGACCATCGACGGCACCGCCGGGGTGGGAAAATCGACGCTGGCGGTGCACTGGGCGCACCGGATGCGCGACCGCTTCCCGGACGGCGAGCTGTACGTCAACCTCCGTGGCTTCGACCCGATCGCCGAACCCATGACGCCGGACGAAGCCTTGGGCTTTTTCCTCGCAGCTCTGGGAGTTGCGCCAGAGCGCATCCCGCCGAGCGACGACGCCCGAGCAGCGATGTTCCGAAGCCTCGTGCACAACAAGCGAATGCTGGTTCTTCTCGACAATGCTCGAACCGTCGACCAAGTGCGGACATTGCTACCGGGAACGCGAACCTGCCTGGTTCTGGTGACAAGCCGAAACCGCCTCGACGACCTCGTTGTCCGGGAAGGCGCGACTCCCATGACTCTCGTGGTGCTGACAGAGCAGGAATCCCACGAACTGCTAGCCCATTACCTGGGCCAGGACCGGCTGAGTGCTGAACCGGAGGCTGTGGCGGAAATCGTGGCGCACTGCGCCGGTCTTCCTCTTGCACTGGGCATAGTCGCGGTCCGGGCAGCGGAGTTCGCGGACTTCCCGCTGGACGAGCTGGTCGAGGAACTCCGCAATGAACGCGAACGCCTAGATGCCCTGGATACGGGTGGTGAAACTGGCGTCCGCGCGGTCTTCTCTTGGTCCTACCGGTCGCTTTCCGGCGAAGCAGCCAGGATTTTCCGTCTGATGGGCCTGCCGACCGGCCCGGACATCGGTGTGTACGCCTTGGCCGCACTCGCCCACAGGACCAAGCGTGACCTCCGTCGGCCACTGGCGGAGCTCGTGCGCGCCAACCTCATCGAACAACCCGAGCGCGGCCGATACCGCTTCCACGATCTGCTCAGGTCCTACGCCGCCGAATGCGCGGCTACTGATGAGTCAGTAGACGCCCGCCAAACGGCCATCCGCCGTTTGCTCGACTTCTACCTCCGGTCGAGCGCGGCGGCGGATCAGCAGACGACCGCGCGTGCTAGGCATTTCACCGCTGTAATACCGAAATCCGAAGTCATCGGGCTCGACTTTGATGAGAACGAGGCAGCGGTGGCGTGGTGGGAAACCGAACGACATAATCTCCGTGCTGCTATCAAGCAAGCGGCGGCGTTGAACTTGCTTGAGCACTCCTGGCAGCTACCCCGCACCTTGATGTACCTGTTCCACCTGCGTGGTTACACCAACGACTGGATCGAGACCTACGACATCGGGGTCGACGCAGCTCAAAGGCTCGGCGATGAATCAGCTCTGGCGATCCTGCTGTATGAGTTGGGAATCGCGTACTACGACCGCAAGGACTTCGATGCGGCGGCGCGATACGCGGAGCTGTCCTTTCCTCGCTTCGACGCAATCGGAGACCGACACGGCCGGGCCAAAGCTTTGATCGCGCTTGGGCACGCCTTGATCGGCACTGACCAGCACACAGAAGCCGTGCAGCCGCTTCAGCGTGCCCTTGAGATCGTTACGAGAGGTGAAAGACGCCTATTTGCAGGCACTAGCGCACGGTGCGCTGGGGCTCCTTTATGCCAAACTTGA